Proteins encoded within one genomic window of Drosophila willistoni isolate 14030-0811.24 chromosome XL unlocalized genomic scaffold, UCI_dwil_1.1 Seg141, whole genome shotgun sequence:
- the LOC6649229 gene encoding uncharacterized protein LOC6649229 isoform X2 — MGFFIQSRQLQTEQCVVVAVILAILCAYSLWKKRRTLCGWGFNEHHTQSEGDSAGSCYAPPQYSRCNSFHHPPPPYTEVTSKPDLYPLVFTCNSDNGKGNGSSSYLMVQYFRNYIVRPAGSLSAASTVDSLSSSFICNANEANTLVPPPYSRAASPELGLHHYVTHAPPPQQPPPAASNQLMAGQYGLPRSASQLVDSSTSAAQMQSQAQAHAQAHAQAQAQAQAQAQAQAQHYATVALGGNGVLYSTRLQSSQSGNFSPEETVRSGMGGYHLQSQSDQHFRYMATSSSSLSDIFVNNSCVAGLGSTMMDGVPPTSGTATQAASLSSLAAGGTPVIYSNGCIQPNPLHNLDTCCQLSGPAAAAAAAGGVGGAIGGASGTTVSSAASGVSSLANIGTPSSPPQATSPTGEVREILDQIRQLQAGVSYEQLLLGGGLGGVATATPATGTKPRLQHTLSTPAAATPGAGTSGSGSVSASVSVSSSISGKSKKFYAPKPPNKALYIPMAALVTSSNGSGSSGAQRCVLKSPVSSVVSGASFFVNRGRVARKGWISRSAPTTPGSGLPPNRLGDDSPLLLNEHDEDVIEDDDEENDEDDDDDDDDEAVVYGCPEVEKNARRGARGRAKINSKNKSQTQSRLQGQGQGQGRSRHHNELE, encoded by the exons ATGGGATTTTTCATTCAGTCACGTCAACTGCAAACGGAGCA GTGCGTTGTTGTGGCCGTCATCTTGGCCATCTTGTGTGCCTATTCACTGTGGAAGAAGCGCCGAACCCTTTGCGGTTGGGGCTTCAATGAGCATCACACACAATCTGAGGGCGATTCAGCTGGTTCCTGCTATGCTCCGCCTCAATATAGCCGTTGTAATTCATTTCATCATCCGCCACCGCCATACACAGAG GTTACCTCCAAACCGGATCTGTATCCGCTCGTCTTCACCTGCAACAGTGACAATGGCAAAGGAAATGGCAGTTCCAGCTACCTTATGGTTCAATATTTTCGCAACTATATTGTACGGCCCGCTGGGTCCTTGAGTGCTGCCAGCACAGTGGACTCCTTGAGTTCCAGTTTCATATGCAATGCAAATGAGGCGAATACATTGGTTCCGCCACCCTATTCCCGGGCAGCCAGTCCGGAATTGGGCTTACATCATTATGTGACGCATGCGCCGCCGCCGCAGCAGCCACCTCCCGCGGCATCAAATCAATTGATGGCCGGACAGTATGGATTACCGCGTTCCGCTTCTCAATTGGTTGATAGTTCAACTAGCGCGGCACAGATGCAGTCCCAGGCGCAGGCTCACGCCCAGGCCCATGCACAGGCTCAGGCGCAGGCGCAGGCACAGGCTCAGGCTCAGGCCCAACATTATGCCACAGTGGCTTTGGGTGGCAATGGAGTTCTTTATAGCACACGACTGCAATCCTCTCAGAGTGGCAATTTCTCGCCGGAGGAGACTGTGCGATCGGGTATGGGTGGCTATCATCTGCAGTCGCAGAGTGACCAGCATTTCCGTTACATGGCCACAAGTAGCAGCAGTCTCAGTGATATTTTCGTCAACAATAGCTGTGTGGCCGGTTTGGGTTCGACTATGATGGACGGAGTGCCTCCGACTAGTGGAACAGCCACCCAGGCGGCATCATTGAGCAGTCTAGCTGCTGGCGGTACACCAGTCATCTATAGTAATGGCTGTATCCAGCCGAATCCTTTACACAATTTGGATACTTGCTGCCAATTGAGTGGCCCAGcggctgctgcagctgctgctgggGGAGTTGGAGGAGCAATCGGCGGAGCATCTGGGACCACTGTCAGTTCGGCAGCTTCTGGGGTCAGCAGTTTGGCTAATATTGGCACACCAAGTTCACCACCTCAGGCCACCAGTCCCACGGGTGAGGTGCGAGAAATACTCGATCAGATACGTCAATTGCAGGCGGGCGTCAGTTATGAACAACTTTTACTTGGAGGAGGATTAGGAGGAGTAGCCACAGCCACACCTGCCACAGGTACAAAGCCGCGTCTTCAGCACACTCTATCCacaccagcagcagccacGCCAGGAGCAGGCACATCTGGCTCTGGATCTGTTTCCGCCTCCGTGTCAGTTAGCTCCTCGATATCGGGAAAGAGTAAAAAGTTTTATGCCCCCAAGCCGCCTAACAAAGCCCTGTATATACCCATGGCCGCCCTGGTCACATCCTCGAATGGCTCTGGCTCGAGTGGTGCTCAACGTTGTGTACTAAAAAGTCCTGTCAGCAGTGTCGTCAGTGGCGCCAGTTTCTTTGTGAATCGAGGTCGTGTGGCTCGCAAGGGTTGGATCTCGCGATCGGCTCCTACAACTCCTGGCAGTGGTCTGCCGCCAAATCGCCTGGGCGACGATAGTCCCTTGCTGCTCAATGAGCATGACGAGGATGTTATCGAGGATGACGATGAGGAAAACGATGaggacgatgacgacgatgacgatgatgaagcCGTTGTGTATGGCTGCCCCGAAGTGGAGAAGAACGCCAGACGAGGGGCCAGAGGCAGAGCCAAAATCAACAGTAAAAATAAGTCTCAAACGCAAAGTCGGCTGCAGGGTCAGGGTCAGGGTCAGGGACGGAGCCGTCATCATAACGAATTGGAATAG
- the LOC6649230 gene encoding glutathione S-transferase theta-3 yields the protein MSQPLKFYFDFLNQSSRALYIFLEASKIPFEAIPISMLKGEHLTGEFRDKVNRFRKLPAITDHGYQLSENTAIFRHLAREKLVPEHWYPRRHLGRSRIDEYLAWHQSNMGVACTEYFQQKWLVPYLQKTRPSDNAVNVAGKQLEHTLNDFEQLFLNSRKFMMGDNISYADLSAICEIDQPKSIGFSAFKNRNKLARWYDSVREELGPHYKSVYEEFEAKLKLNNQGQQGVAQAQAL from the exons atgtcacagcctttgaaattttattttgattttctaaatCAATCGAGTCGCGCTCTATATATATTCCTGGAGGCATCCAAAATACCCTTCGAGGCGATACCCATTTCAATGCTGAAAG GTGAGCATTTAACTGGCGAATTCCGTGACAAGGTCAATCGTTTCCGTAAGCTGCCGGCCATAACCGATCATGGCTATCAATTGTCTGAGAATACGGCCATCTTTCGCCATTTGGCACGAGAGAAACTTGTGCCGGAGCATTGGTATCCACGTCGTCATCTTGGCCGTAGTCGGATCGATGAGTATTTAGCCTGGCATCAATCCAATATGGGTGTAGCATGTACGgaatattttcaacaaaaatgGCTGGTTCCATATCTGCAAAAGACGCGACCATCTGATAATGCG GTAAATGTGGCTGGAAAGCAATTGGAGCACACATTAAACGATTTCGAGCAACTCTTTCTGAATTCACGTAAATTCATGATGGGTGACAATATATCCTATGCCGATCTCAGTGCCATCTGTGAGATAGATCAGCCCA AATCGATTGGATTCAGTGCCTTTAAGAATCGCAACAAGTTGGCTAGATGGTACGATTCAGTACGCGAAGAATTGGGACCCCATTACAAGAGTGTTTACGAGGAGTTCGAGGCTAAGCTGAAGCTGAACAATCAGGGCCAACAAGGCGTGGCCCAGGCGCAGGCGCTGTAA
- the LOC6649231 gene encoding kinesin-like protein Nod yields the protein MAANKLSAVRIAVKEAPITICGSGRVRSDESVVHYPPQCANSVAVGDNVFCFDFAFGPTVSQRDLYNTLIQPMVDKVMDGIDCTVLAYGQTGTGKSYTMGLAYSDFCDEQHLGIAPRCLKAILDSLSQEQENRIVSAQVFASFIEVYNEKAYELLGRQSTQICSRGQRFNGGIQMPIRNQDDLLNVLKVGTQNRHVRPTNMNQNSSRSHAILTIYVLRPNCSKSVRFNIVDLAGSEGVRRTGHEGIARQEGVYINHGLLSINKVLMSMSSGHAVIPYRDSTLTTMLQESINARSYFTLLACISPHTCDLAETNSTLHFAKGAKRLKQQHKRFAAATNTMPTDFRRPLPSSTAIKRPRLYNSNTSNNRGLSSFSSPPKRFKSTLVRTRSEMGLTPKAKEHTRQEFIRMRQQPILIDVSNSISNGIPLPTYEDYLDLKMKNEQLQRQLHLLTLEQGLRQASSVPSFECSSTLYSINEEELENKTPVMFTSSPTSVSGVAPISIISDITALDSTIVNAPVQEQISADETIRRPTSRRAIARKSNFITSNDASMQTRRRSQRIAMKTQSSQRSKELSGNILRLLNNGNEKELQQLPLIGPKTARSIILQRQRLGSFVNWKQIQSLPIWHGSTWNRFVAHNCLDID from the exons atggCCGCTAATAAATTGAGTGCCGTCCGCATAGCAGTAAAAGAGGCACCTATCACAATCTGTGGAAGCGGTCGCGTTAGGTCAGATGAAAGCGTTGTACATTATCCACCACAGTGCGCCAATTCAGTTGCTGTGGGTGACAATGTTTTTTGCTTTGATTTCGCCTTTGGACCCACAGTGTCTCAAAGAGACCTATACAATACACTTATCCAGCCGATGGTGGACAAAGTTATGGACGGCATTGATTGCACAGTCTTGGCTTATGGCCAAACGGGAACCGGCAAGAGCTACACTATGGGCTTGGCCTACAGTGATTTCTGTGACGAACAACATTTGGGAATTGCTCCACGCTGCCTCAAAGCCATATTGGATAGTCTGTCGCAGGAACAGGAGAACCGCATAGTTTCTGCTCAAGTATTCGCTTCCTTCATCGAAGTCTACAACGAAAAGGCCTACGAACTGCTTGGCAGACAATCAACTCAGATATGCTCGCGCGGCCAGAGATTCAATGGTGGCATTCAGATGCCTATTCGGAATCAGGATGATCTGCTGAATGTGCTAAAGGTGGGCACACAGAATCGTCATGTCCGGCCTACCAATATGAATCAGAATAGCTCACGTTCCCATGCCATTCTCACCATTTATGTCCTGCGGCCCAATTGCTCCAAATCCGTGCGCTTCAATATTGTGGATCTGGCCGGTTCGGAGGGTGTGCGGCGTACAGGCCATGAAGGCATTGCCCGCCAGGAGGGTGTCTACATTAATCACGGTCTACTCTCCATTAACAAGGTGCTCATGTCCATGTCCTCTGGCCATGCTGTTATACCCTATCGTGATAGTACTCTAACCACAATGCTACAAG AATCGATTAATGCCCGCTCATATTTTACATTATTGGCCTGCATCAGTCCCCATACCTGCGATCTTGCTGAGACGAATTCGACTTTGCATTTCGCCAAGGGGGCCAAGCGActgaaacaacaacacaag CGCTTCGCTGCGGCTACAAATACAATGCCCACGGATTTCCGGCGACCCTTGCCCAGCTCGACGGCAATAAAGCGCCCGAGACtttacaacagcaacaccagcaacaacagggGTTTGTCCAGCTTCTCTTCCCCGCCAAAAAGATTCAAAAGTACACTTGTTCGCACCCGCTCCGAGATGGGTTTAACACCAAAGGCCAAAGAGCA TACTCGACAGGAGTTTATTAGAATGCGCCAGCAGCCAATTTTAATAGATGTATCGAATTCCATATCGAATGGGATTCCATTACCCACATACGAGGATTATCTAGacctgaaaatgaaaaatgagcAACTGCAACGACAACTACATTTACTCACACTGGAACAAGGACTGAGGCAGGCCTCGTCAGTGCCCAGCTTCGAGTGCAGTTCCACCCTTTACTCGATAAACGAGGAGGAATTGGAAAACAAAACTCCCGTCATGTTTACCAGCAGTCCGACAAGTGTGTCTGGCGTAGCGCCCATATCAATAATAAGTGATATAACTGCATTggattccaccattgtcaatGCACCCGTCCAAGAGCAAATTTCCGCAGATGAAACCATCAGAAGACCAACTTCACGACGTGCAATTGCTcgcaaatcaaattttatcaCATCCAATGATGCGTCAATGCAAACTCGTCGCCGGAGTCAGCGCATTGCCATGAAAACGCAGAGTTCGCAGCGTTCAAAAGAGCTTTCAGGAAATATCCTGCGGCTCCTTAACaatggaaatgaaaaagaaTTGCAGCAACTACCTTTAATTGGACCAAAAACCGCCCGCAGCATCATCCTGCAACG ccaAAGACTGGGATCCTTTGTAAACTGGAAACAAATTCAGAGCCTGCCAATTTGGCATGGATCCACATGGAATCGCTTTGTGGCGCATAATTGTTTAGATATTGATTag
- the LOC6649232 gene encoding uncharacterized protein LOC6649232 — protein sequence MSVVKSVDSVGPVQLEMNLAEGHIQVLPVSALQELDAKTLELETVQKEQAEDNELVQSSERFLESKEELEQIANALEEDLLPQPEISELQNEQTKQLEKQPLDEGLDEKLLEEQQNEVNQKEQLEIPTKESQNKDPDEGIDQTPLENRQNEELQRQQLEDCDKKQTEDSLKLDESPLEAVEERLERLPDEKLDEEQEIRVCENENEQELSQLENTEEARREIVEQPEKDEDGKTLAIDQKEVEQSKDVHLTEPDNRVENTENNPCQVSGEEQTDLPNETVRQTLRKLLEKLWPDRISTEFELERASAKGDNYLGVVWRICVRPEGSLVLKLPPQNSVRRKQFFARPCFLRESLAYENFLPLVAEFQGERNVPHEEQFTQYARCHACRLDEPNECIVLEDLCRAGYDLHDRFAELPVECVRLVMRAYGKLHATSLAIKQQWPDRLKDCQSLVDIFEQRRDDHSLGVYFKNLKQSALGSLCPVKDHHYVERLEAYFGLGTFFELLLPLIGGKNCEPYAVVCHGDCWNNNIMYRLSKPEQDNDDKGGRPLDVRLIDWQLMRYASPITDLAYFFFSCTSRDFRGKYYKSMLETYYTEMAQQLTRLGESADELFPLQAFNEQLQSKCAVGLLLAMMVLPIVTMRGQDVPDLQTISELIEAGGTTSLKGAGFLGSGNEVLYKKRMRDVIMDCVDNEYI from the exons ATGTCAGTGGTTAAGTCAGTTGATAGCGTTGGCCCAGTACAGCTGGAGATGAATCTAGCGGAGGGACATATCCAGGTCTTACCCGTAAGCGCACTGCAGGAGCTGGATGCGAAAACGTTGGAACTTGAGACGGTGCAGAAGGAGCAGGCGGAGGATAATGAATTAGTTCAGAGCTCTGAACGTTTTCTGGAGAGTAAAGAAGAATTGGAACAGATTGCAAATGCCTTGGAGGAAGATCTCCTGCCCCAGCCAGAGATATCGGAGCTGCAAAACGAACAAACCAAACAATTGGAAAAACAACCACTGGACGAGGGATTGGATGAAAAGCTGTTGGAAGAACAACAAAACGAGGTAAATCAAAAGGAACAGTTGGAAATACCGACGAAGGAATCGCAGAATAAGGACCCTGATGAGGGAATCGATCAAACCCCTCTGGAAAATCGACAAAATGAGGAACTCCAAAGGCAACAGTTGGAAGATTGtgataaaaaacaaacagaagaTTCGCTTAAATTAGATGAAAGTCCATTGGAAGCAGTAGAGGAGCGATTAGAAAGACTACCGGATGAAAAATTAGATGAAGAGCAAGAAATTCGTGTCtgtgaaaatgaaaacgaacaAGAATTGAGTCAATTGGAAAATACGGAAGAAGCTAGACGAGAAATTGTAGAACAGCCTGAAAAGGACGAGGATGGAAAAACATTGGCTATAGATCAGAAGGAGGTGGAACAATCTAAGGATGTTCATTTAACTGAGCCCGATAATCGAGTAGAGAACACAGAAAACAATCCTTGTCAAGTATCTGGTGAAGAACAAACCGATTTGCCCAACGAGACTGTACGACAAACTCTACGGAAATTGTTAGAAAAACTTTGGCCCGATCGCATATCAACTGAATTCGAACTGGAGCGGGCTAGCGCCAAGGGTGACAACTACTTGGGCGTTGTGTGGCGCATCTGTGTGAGACCGGAAGGCAGTCTGGTGCTCAAGTTGCCACCACAGAATAGCGTGAGGCGCAAACAGTTTTTCGCTCGACCCTGCTTTCTACGCGAATCTTTGGCCTATGAGAACTTTCTGCCTCTTGTGGCAGAGTTTCAAGGAGAACGAAATGTACCACATGAGGAGCAGTTCACCCAGTATGCCCGGTGTCACGCCTGTCGTCTGGATGAGCCCAACGAGTGCATTGTGCTGGAAGATCTGTGTCGGGCCGGTTACGATTTGCATGATCGGTTCGCTGAACTACCCGTCGAATGTGTTCGCTTGGTGATGCGAGCCTATGGAAAGCTCCATGCCACATCTCTGGCCATAAAGCAGCAATGGCCGGACCGTTTGAAGGATTGTCAGAGTCTTGTGGATATTTTCGAACAGCGACGTGACGATCATTCGTTGGGCGTGTACTTCAAAAACCTCAAGCAGAGTGCCCTTGGCTCACTGTGCCCGGTGAAGGATCATCACTATGTGGAACGTCTGGAGGCATATTTTGGTCTTGGAACATTTTTTGAGCTGCTTCTGCCATTGATTGGTGGTAAGAATTGTGAGCCATATGCCGTGGTCTGCCATGGGGACTGCTGGAATAACAACATCATGTATAGACTCAGTAAACCGGAGCAGGACAACGACGATAAAGGGGGACGACCACTCGATGTCCGTCTTATTGACTGGCAACTAATGCGCTATGCTTCACCCATTACGGATCTggcatatttcttttttagcTGTACATCTCGAGATTTTCGTGGAAAATATTACAAATCCATGCTGGAGACTTACTACACAGAAATGGCCCAACAATTGACTAG ATTGGGTGAGTCCGCTGATGAGCTGTTCCCCTTGCAGGCATTCAATGAGCAATTGCAATCAAAATGCGCTGTAGGTCTGCTCTTGGCCATGATGGTATTACCAATTGTCACTATGCGTGGCCAAGATGTGCCCGATTTGCAGACAATAAGCGAACTCATCGAGGCTGGCGGCACTACAAGCCTAAAGGGAGCTGGTTTCCTCGGTTCTGGTAATGAGGTGCTCTATAAGAAGCGCATGCGGGATGTCATTATGGATTGTGTGGACAATGAATACATTTAA
- the LOC6649233 gene encoding 26S proteasome regulatory subunit 10B, whose amino-acid sequence MTVTATPLPENMRVKAFSDYRKKLLEHKEIEGRLKEKREEVKDLTKLYDKSENDLKALQSVGQIVGEVLKQLTEDKFIVKATNGPRYVVGCRRQLDKAKLKSGTRVALDMTTLTIMRYLPREVDPLVYNMSHEDPGDVTYSAIGGLTEQIRELREVIELPLLNPELFLRVGITPPKGCLLYGPPGTGKTLLARAVASQLDANFLKVVSSAIVDKYIGESARLIREMFNYARDHQPCIIFMDEIDAIGGRRFSEGTSADREIQRTLMELLNQMDGFDSLGQVKMIMATNRPDTLDPALLRPGRLDRKIEIPLPNEQARLEILKIHALIIAKHGEIDYEAIVKLSDNFNGADLRNVCTEAGLFAIRAEREYVIQEDFMKAVRKVSDNKKLESKLDYKPV is encoded by the exons ATGACTGTTACCGCTACACCATTGCCCGAAAATATGAGGGTTAAGGCTTTTAGCGATTACAGAAAAAAACTTCTCGAGCACAAGGAAATAGAAGGCCGATTAAAAGAGA AGCGCGAGGAAGTTAAGGATCTGACAAAGCTATACGATAAATCCGAAAATGATTTGAAGGCCCTGCAGAGTGTGGGACAAATTGTGGGCGAAGTTCTTAAGCAATTGACCGAGGATAAAT TTATTGTGAAGGCAACGAATGGACCTCGTTATGTTGTCGGATGTCGGAGACAGTTGGATAAGGCAAAGCTGAAGTCCGGCACTCGAGTGGCCCTGGACATGACCACATTAACGATTATGCGGTATTTGCCACGAGAAGTTGATCCCCTTGTGTACAACATGTCGCACGAGGATCCAGGAGATGTTACGTATTCGGCTATTGGTGGTCTCACCGAACAGATTCGCGAGTTGCGTGAAGTCATCGAATTGCCGCTGCTTAATCCGGAACTATTCCTGAGGGTTGGCATTACACCGCCCAAGGGTTGCCTGCTTTATGGTCCACCTGGTACCGGAAAAACGCTGCTGGCTCGTGCAGTAGCATCTCAATTGGATGCGAATTTCCTTAAGGTCGTCTCCTCGGCCATTGTGGACAAGTATATTGGCGAGAGTGCGCGATTGATCCGAGAGATGTTTAATTATGCACGCGATCATCAACCGTGCATTATTTTCATGGATGAAATCGATGCCATTGGCGGTCGACGTTTCAGCGAAGGAACATCTGCAGATCGTGAGATACAGCGTACCCTTATGGAGCTGCTCAATCAAATGGATGGCTTCGATTCGCTTGGACAGGTTAAAATGATTATGGCGACAAACCGACCAGACACATTAGATCCCGCTTTGTTGCGACCAGGACGTTTGGATCGTAAAATTGAGATTCCCTTGCCCAATGAACAGGCTAGATTGGAAATTCTTAAGATTCATGCACTAATAATAGCCAAACATGGTGAGATTGACTATGAAGCTATTGTAAAGTTATCCGACAATTTTAATGGAGCCGATTTGCGTAATGTCTGCACTGAGGCTGGCCTCTTTGCCATAAG AGCGGAACGTGAGTATGTCATCCAGGAGGATTTCATGAAAGCTGTACGCAAGGTGTCTGACAATAAGAAATTGGAAAGCAAATTGGATTATAAGCCAGTCTAa
- the LOC6649234 gene encoding tRNA (guanine-N(7)-)-methyltransferase non-catalytic subunit wuho, whose amino-acid sequence MATIFYAEPELVIGHNRKILFVNPNDLQIFKEIELPTDLLSSCGLKSSSTSTAEQQSAAAETGGGSVVEGEEPKDTKTIEAGASASAPTVSVQNVSYSPDRQLLAVTTAGQKALVLYKCRPEHAQLVSVRALARASSAIRFAADSSSVLVTDKTGDCYQYDCIETEALPRLLLGHLSIVYDILWTGDQQHIITSDRDDKIRVTNYPATFDIHSYCLGHKEFVSGLALLSDEHICSVSGDKTLRVWNFKAGKELLRTDLPAPAVRLHHRQLPQKSDGDNADNLQRHQLGILFYDHVDAVGLYELEGNGDVWSVTVSQQIRADAGSWNICNFALTEERVYVMGAKDERLTFRCYNSSNGEPITSQLPEGWLTMILDQFPGDAGSCLPEDLSVWFKKRFDNVSDYLERKKRRIEEQQQQHKC is encoded by the coding sequence atggcaacaattttcTATGCCGAACCCGAATTGGTCATTGGCCACAATCGCAAGATTTTATTTGTGAATCCAAACGATTTGCAAATCTTTAAGGAAATTGAATTGCCCACAGATTTACTCAGTTCTTGTGGTTTAAAGTCGTCGTCGACGTCAACCGCAGAGCAACAGTCTGCAGCGGCCGAGACAGGCGGCGGCAGCGTGGTTGAAGGCGAGGAGCCGAAAGATACAAAAACTATAGAAGCTGGAGCCAGTGCATCAGCTCCAACGGTTTCCGTACAAAATGTTAGCTACTCACCGGATCGCCAATTATTGGCCGTAACCACAGCCGGACAAAAAGCTCTCGTGCTCTACAAATGCCGGCCGGAACATGCCCAGCTGGTATCCGTGCGGGCTCTGGCTCGTGCTTCCAGCGCCATACGTTTTGCGGCCGACAGCAGTTCCGTTCTGGTCACCGATAAAACCGGAGATTGCTATCAATATGATTGTATAGAAACGGAAGCCCTGCCACGTTTACTGCTGGGCCATTTGAGTATTGTGTATGACATCTTGTGGACGGGAGATCAGCAGCACATTATCACTAGCGATCGGGATGACAAGATACGTGTTACCAATTATCCCGCCACTTTCGATATACATAGCTATTGCCTGGGCCACAAAGAATTCGTCTCGGGCCTGGCCTTGCTTTCCGACGAGCACATTTGCTCGGTTTCCGGGGACAAGACGCTTCGCGTATGGAATTTTAAGGCAGGCAAAGAATTGCTGCGTACTGATCTGCCCGCCCCAGCAGTGCGCCTTCATCATCGCCAGTTACCTCAAAAATCGGATGGCGATAATGCGGACAACTTGCAACGACATCAGTTGGGCATACTCTTCTACGATCATGTGGATGCAGTTGGCCTCTATGAGCTAGAGGGCAACGGGGATGTCTGGTCTGTCACAGTTAGCCAACAAATTCGAGCCGATGCTGGCAGCTGGAACATTTGCAATTTCGCTTTAACCGAAGAACGTGTTTATGTTATGGGAGCCAAAGATGAGCGTCTGACATTCCGTTGCTATAATTCCAGCAATGGGGAACCCATCACCAGCCAATTGCCCGAAGGTTGGTTAACCATGATATTAGATCAGTTTCCCGGTGATGCTGGCTCCTGCCTACCGGAAGATCTATCCGTTTGGTTTAAGAAACGTTTCGACAATGTCAGCGACTACTTGGAGCGAAAGAAACGGCGCATCgaggagcagcaacagcagcacaAATGTTGA
- the LOC6649235 gene encoding serine protease snake — MFSLRMLLLQFLLPLLAAASTLVVVLATPNIGRHKPYRGIIFPQDSYDDCFMDEARQRSGTCKLMEHCEPAIRRWEESHEAPKTCYFIKFNHYVCCDLEGNATKTTTTTTTTTTTTRSPIKLPLTLSRSLSACYGYYNIKISGEEDEEDKLFVATAVGGKPTAFREFPYMSALGWRSNFDESIYYRCGGTLIAPNFVLTAAHCIDFGGEEPAQVRLGGDNLTMSQGEDYKIKRVITHPDYDASTGYNDIALLELDMTSVVKPHNLKPACLWGKPDLLTTELTAIGYGQTRFAGLASAQLLKVYLQFVHNQQCQLFYPPDVLQNGVIDSQICAGDSTRQQDTCQGDSGGPLLMRENQLMYVVGITSLGQGCASGPPSIYSRVSSYLDWIEDIVWPITPFDVRVDV, encoded by the exons ATGTTCTCCCTGCGAATGCTTTTGCTGCAATTTTTACTGCCATTATTGGCAGCAGCGTCCACCCTTG TAGTGGTTTTGGCCACACCCAATATAGGACGGCACAAACCATATCGTGGTATTATCTTTCCACAAGACTCCTACGATGATTGCTTTATGGATGAGGCACGTCAAAGGTCTGGTACTTGTAAGCTAATGGAGCATTGTGAACCGGCTATTAGGCGCTGGGAAGAGAGTCACGAAGCACCCAAGACCTGttactttattaaattcaaTCATTATGTGTGCTGTGACCTAGAGGGCAATgcgacaaaaacaacaactacaacgacgacaacaacaactacaacacgATCTCCAATTAAACTGCCCTTGACTCTGAGTCGTAGTCTATCGG cCTGCTATGGCTATTATAATATAAAGATAAGTGGTGAGGAGGATGAGGAGGATAAGCTATTTGTGGCCACTGCCGTTGGCGGCAAGCCGACAGCATTCCGTGAATTTCCCTATATGTCGGCCCTCGGCTGGCGTTCCAATTTCGATGAGAGCATCTATTATCGATGCGGTGGAACATTAATAGCACCCAATTTTGTTTTAACGGCAGCCCATTGCATTGATTTTGGCGG GGAGGAGCCCGCTCAAGTGCGTTTAGGCGGCGACAATCTAACCATGAGTCAAGGTGAGGACTACAAGATTAAGCGTGTGATCACTCATCCGGACTACGATGCCTCTACGGGCTACAATGATATTGCTCTCCTAGAGTTGGATATGACTAGCGTGGTAAAGCCACATAATTTGAAGCCGGCATGCCTTTGGGGTAAGCCCGATTTGCTTACAACGGAGCTCACTGCCATTGGTTATGGTCAGACACGATTTGCGGGTCTTGCTTCCGCCCAGCTACTCAAGGTGTATCTGCAATTTGTCCACAACCAGCAGTGTCAGCTGTTTTATCCGCCGGATGTCTTGCAGAACGGTGTCATCGATAGTCAAATATGTGCGGGTGATTCCACACGACAGCAGGATACTTGCCAGGGTGACTCTGGCGGACCGTTGCTCATGCGTGAAAACCAACTAATGTATGTGGTTGGCATCACATCGCTGGGCCAAGGATGTGCCAGTGGGCCACCTTCGATTTATTCACGTGTCTCCAGCTATCTGGACTGGATCGAGGATATTGTTTGGCCCATAACTCCATTTGATGTTAGAGTAGATGtttaa